The following are from one region of the Bacteroidota bacterium genome:
- a CDS encoding ROK family protein, whose translation MEEKEKMKRNLAIGIDIGATTIKGGVVDITSSKILIQQKVDTFALQGPGTVLRQLNFLIKELMLEYRHDEFTGIGIGAPGIVENDNSTVKNPPNFTDWTEIDLGGIIHKGFRLPVIIENDANAAALGESKFGAGIDYQNFLFVIWGTGVGGGIILDNKIYRGPFGGAGEIGHTTIDYNGHLCNCGNRGCIESYIGQRYLSERTRQKLTQLPKDAQPSKIFQLVEGNLDLIEPYIISVAAEQGDVFAKEILLDAGNLLGIAIASVLNVLDLRIVVVGGGISAAGEFVFNAITNSLRSRVLTSIKPDVKVIPAKLGNAAGIFGAASLVMNK comes from the coding sequence TTGGAAGAAAAAGAAAAGATGAAACGCAATCTTGCAATCGGCATTGATATCGGCGCTACGACTATTAAAGGCGGTGTTGTGGATATCACCTCGAGTAAAATTCTTATACAGCAAAAAGTTGATACGTTTGCATTACAAGGACCGGGTACAGTTTTACGGCAGCTTAATTTTTTAATCAAAGAACTGATGTTAGAATATCGGCACGATGAATTTACCGGTATCGGAATCGGTGCGCCCGGAATTGTTGAGAACGATAACAGCACAGTAAAGAATCCACCAAATTTTACAGATTGGACCGAAATTGATTTGGGCGGAATCATTCACAAAGGATTTCGCCTTCCTGTAATAATTGAGAACGATGCAAATGCTGCCGCACTTGGTGAGTCCAAATTTGGAGCAGGAATCGATTATCAAAATTTTTTATTCGTAATTTGGGGAACCGGTGTTGGCGGTGGGATTATACTCGATAACAAAATTTATCGTGGTCCTTTTGGGGGCGCCGGCGAAATCGGACACACAACTATCGATTATAACGGACATCTCTGTAATTGCGGTAATCGCGGTTGCATCGAAAGTTACATCGGACAACGATACCTTTCAGAACGAACGCGACAAAAACTTACTCAGCTACCTAAAGATGCACAACCGTCAAAAATTTTTCAGCTCGTAGAAGGTAACCTTGATTTGATTGAGCCGTATATCATTTCGGTTGCAGCAGAACAAGGCGATGTGTTTGCAAAAGAAATATTATTAGATGCCGGTAATTTGTTAGGTATTGCAATCGCTTCGGTTTTAAACGTGCTTGATTTAAGAATTGTAGTGGTTGGCGGCGGAATTTCGGCGGCGGGCGAATTTGTGTTCAATGCGATTACAAATTCTCTCCGCAGCAGAGTTTTAACTTCTATCAAGCCCGACGTGAAAGTAATACCTGCAAAACTTGGCAACGCAGCAGGAATTTTTGGCGCCGCTAGTCTCGTGATGAATAAATGA